The Avibacterium sp. 20-132 genome segment TGATTATCAACCAACGCATCAACAATGGTTAAAAGCAGAGCAAATCCAATTTCATCATCAAGGCGCGGTCATTCATTTTGCGTCCAGTTGGGGCAAGGGGGAATTACATAGCCCATTGATCGGTGCATTTAATGTCAGCAATTTATTATTCGCTTTTGCAAGCCTCCTTGCTTTAGGTTATTCCTTAACCGAACTTTGCCAAAGTGTGGCAAAATTACGGGGCGTTTGTGGGCGAATGGAGCGTTTGAATGCCCCAAACCAAGCAACCGCTATTGTGGATTATGCCCACACGCCAGATGCGTTAGAAAAAGCGTTGCAAGCCGCACGCTTACATTGTGATGGCGTGCTTTACTGTGTTTTTGGTTGCGGTGGCGATCGAGATACGGGCAAACGTCCACAAATGGCACACGTTGCAGAACAGTTTGCTGATTTCGTGATTGTTACTGATGACAACCCACGCACTGAAGATGCAACGAAAATTATTCAAGACATTCAAGCTGGATTTGTTGATTTAACCAAGGTGAAGATTATTCATCAGCGTGATCAAGCAATTAGACAAGCACTTACAATGGCGCAACCACAAGATGTGGTGCTGATTGCGGGTAAAGGCCACGAAGATTATCAAATTATTGGCACAAGCAAATTGCCATTTTCCGATCAAGCCACAGTAAAACAATATTTTAGTGAAACAAAATGATTAAATTAACGACACAACAATTGGCGAATATTCTCAATGGCACACTTTCTGGTGAAAGTGGTGTGGTGATTGAAAATATCAGCACGGATACCCGTCAAGCCAATCCACAAGGCGTATTCTTTGCCTTGAAAGGTGAGCGATTTGATGGCCATCAATATTTAGCCAATGCCGTAGAACAAGGGGCATTGGCGGTGATTGTGGATCACCTATGTGAAATTAACGTACCACAGATCATTGTGGCTGATACTCGCCTTGCTTTAGGACAATTGGGCAAATGGTTAAAAGCAGAAATTAACCCTTTAACTGTGGCAATAACAGGATCATCAGGCAAGACCACGGTAAAAGAAATGACGGCTGCCATTTTGCAACAAAGTGCGGGGGATTTTTCTCAGGTTTTATTTACCAACGGTAATTTTAATAACGATATTGGCGTGCCATTAACCCTATTACGTCTTACGCCACAACATAAATTTGCGGTGATCGAATTAGGTGCGAATCATCTTGGTGAAATTGCTTACACCACCGAATTAGTGCGTCCTAATGTAGCAATGGTCAATAATGTTGCCGCCGCACATTTAGAAGGTTTTCGTAGCCTTGCTGGGGTAGCACAAGCCAAAGGGGAAATTTATCAAGGCTTAGCACCGCAAGGCATTGCGTTAATTAATTTAGATTGCAATTATTTATCTGATTGGCAAAAGAATATCGCCGATCACCAAGTGCGGTCGTTTTCTTTAACAAATTCACAAGCTGATTTTTATGCCACAGAAATTCAGCTCAACGAGCAAGGATCGCAATTTGTCTTACACAGTCCGCAAGGGGATATTGCAATTCAGTTACCTTATTTAGGTGAACATAATATCAGTAATGCCTTAGCCGCTGCTGCTTTGGCAATGAATGTGGGGGCAACGCTTTCTGATGTGCAACGAGGTTTGGCAACAGGGACAAAAGTGAAAGGGCGTTTATTCCCCATTCAGCCTTGCAAAAATTTATTGTTACTTGATGATACATACAACGCCAATGTGGATTCTTTGCAATCGGCGATTCAAGTGTTACAAAAATATCCCGCTTTTCGCATTTTAATTGTTGGCGATATGGCAGAATTAGGCGAAAATAGTCAGTTTTGTCATCAGCAAGTGGCAGAGGCTGCACAAGCCGCACAATTAGATTTTGTCGCAAGTTATGGTAAGGAAAGTGCCGTAATTTCAGCCCAATGTGGCGGAACGCATTTTTCTCAACAAAATCAATTAGCTGATTTTGTTACTGAATTAGTTAAAGAAAAATTAGCACAAAATCAATCTGTCGTGGTGTTAGCCAAAGGCTCTCGCCGAATGCAATTAGAAAATGTGATTGAATTATTAAAGGATAGCTTTCAATGTTAGTTTGGCTCGCAGAATATCTGCAACAATACCAGAGTGGTTTTAATGTTATTTCTTATATTACCGTACGTGCGATCTTGGCATTATTAACGGCATTGTTAATTTCTTTATGGATTGGACCAAAAGTGATCCGCCGCTTACAAATTCTAAAATTTGGGCAAGAAGTGCGTAATGACGGGCCAGAAAGCCATTTAAGCAAAAAAGGTACCCCAACGATGGGGGGGATTATGATTTTATTCGCCATTACCGTCAGTACATTACTTTGGGCGAATTTAGCCAATCCTTATATCTGGTTTAGCTTACTTGTTTTGCTCGGCTATGGTGTGGTGGGGTTTGTGGATGATTACCGTAAGATCACCCGCAAAAATACAGACGGCTTAATTGCACGCTGGAAATATTTTTGGCTTTCTGCGATTGCCTTAGTGGCAGTGTTTGGTATGTATGCAGTCGGCAAAGATACTGATGCAACACGCCTTGTTGTGCCATTTTTTAAAGAAGTGATGCCACAGCTTGGCTTATTCTATGTTGTGTTAGCCTATTTTGTTATTGTTGGTACAAGTAATGCGGTAAATTTAACCGATGGCTTAGATGGGCTTGCCATTATGCCAACGGTATTTGTTGCTGGGGCATTTGCCTTGATTGCGTGGGCAACGGGTAACATAGAATGGGCGAATTATTTGTATATTCCGCACATAAAATATACTTCTGAATTGGTTGTGTTTTGTACTGCGATTGTTGGGGCGGGATTAGGTTTCCTTTGGTTTAATACTTACCCAGCACAAGTTTTTATGGGCGATGTGGGATCACTTGCGCTAGGTGGCGCATTAGGCGTGGTTGCAGTGCTTGTGCGACAAGAATTTCTATTAGTGATTATGGGCGGGGTTTTTGTGATGGAAACGCTGTCAGTGATTTTGCAAGTGGGTTCTTACAAACTGCGTAAACAACGTATTTTTCGTATGGCACCCATTCATCACCATTTTGAATTAAAAGGCTGGCCTGAGCCGCGTGTGATTATCCGCTTTTGGATTATTTCCTTAATGCTTGTATTACTTGGCTTGGTTACGTTGAAATTACGTTAGAAAAGGGTGAAAGCAAACAATGAATCAATATCAAGATAAAAATATCTGTGTGGTTGGCTTGGGGAAAACCGGTCTATCTTGTGTGGAATATTTACTTGCTCAAGGAGCAAAGGTTCGAGTGATGGATACCCGCCAATCACCTGCTGGTGTAGAGCAGTTGGGGAAAAATGTCCTCGTGCATACAGGGAGCCTGAACTCACAATGGTTGCTGGAAAGCGATATGATTGTGATAAGCCCCGGGCTTGCAGTAAAAACACCAGAAATTTACACCGCACTTCAAGCTGGCGTTGAAGTGGTGGGCGATATTGAATTGTTCTGCCGTGCCGCAGATAAACCGATTATTGCGATTACCGGTTCAAATGGAAAAAGTACCGTTACCACACTGGTAGCTGAAATGGCGAAAGCAGCGGGCTTGAAAGTGGGAATGGGCGGTAATATTGGTATCCCAGCCCTTTCTTTACTTGAACAACATCACGATATTTATGTGTTGGAGCTATCAAGCTTTCAACTAGAAACCACTTATAGCTTAAAAGCCGTTGCTGCCACAGTGCTGAATGTGAGTGAAGATCATATGAATCGCTATGTGGATTTAGAAGATTATCGCCAAGCAAAGTTAAAAATTTATCATCATTGCCAAACTGCAGTAATTAACGCCGAAGATCCACTCACTCAACAAGAAGGGAGCTTGCGAGCGAGAAAACAAGTCAGTTTCGCCGAACATAATGCGGATTATTGGTTAAAAACAGAAAACGGTAAACAATATTTAATGGCATATGATGAGGTGATATTACCTTGCGATGAAATCAGATTGACAGGTCGCCATAATTATATGAATGCGCTTGCTGCCATTGCCCTTGCACAAAGTGCGGGGATAAATTTGCAAGGAATTTGCACCGCACTGCGTGAGTTTACCGGTTTAGATCACCGCTTTCAATTAGCTCATTTGGCACAGGGGGTACGTTGGATTAACGATTCCAAAGCCACTAATGTCGGTAGCACCGTTGCCGCACTCACTGGCTTGCAAGTGGCGGGCAAACTTTATTTATTGCTCGGTGGAGACGGCAAAGGGGCTGATTTTTCTGAACTCGCTGCGCTTATTAATCAACCGCATATTGAATGTTATTGCTTTGGGCAAGATGGTGTAAAACTGGCACAACTTTCTACGCAAAGTCATTTATTTGACACAATGGAACAGGCGATAGAGGATTTTCGTGCAAAACTAAAAGAGGGCGATATGGTGTTACTTTCCCCTGCTTGCGCGAGTCTTGATCAATTTGCCTCGTTTGAAAAACGCGGTGAGGAATTTACTCGTTTAGCGAAACTAAGTTAGAGAATCATCAATGCAGTTTATTGAAAAGTTAAAAGCCCAGTTAAGAATCACACCAAATAATTTGCTCTACGATAGAGCATTATTATGGTTGTTTGTGAGTTTGCTCGTGATTGGATTGATCGCCGTATCCTCAGCATCTATTCCTGTGGGGGCGAGATTATTCAATGATTCTTTTTATTTTGCAAAACGTGATGCCATTTATGTGGTGTTGTCTATTTTTGCTTGCTACACCGTCTTAAATATTCCAATGACATTTTGGGAAAAATATTATGGCTATATTTTTTGGATCGCAATCATTTTGCTCGTAATGGTGCTTATTCCGGGGATTGGGTCAAGAATTAACGGTGCGAGACGCTGGATTCCAATGATTTTCTTTAATTTCCAACCCGCTGAATTTGCGAAGTTGGCGCTCACTTGTTTTTTGGCGAGCTATTTTACCCGTCGTTACGATGAAGTGCGCAGCCGCAAACTCAGTGCTTTCAAGCCATTCATTGTAATGGGAGTATTGGGCGCTTTATTATTGTTGCAACCCGATTTAGGAAGTACCGTTGTATTATTTGTGATTACTTTTGGCTTGCTTTGGATTGTCGGAGCAAATCTCTGGCAATTCTTAGCGTTGGGTTGTTCTGGCGTATTGCTTGTATTATGGCTAGCGATTTCATCAGCTTACCGCTTTAAACGTTTAACGGGGTTTTCCGATCCCTTCAAAGACCCTTATGGTACGGGATTTCAGCTTTCAAACTCATTAATGGCATTTGGTCGAGGCGAAATTACAGGTGAAGGATTAGGAAACTCCATTCAGAAATTAGAATATTTACCCGAAGCCCATACTGACTTTGTGATGGCGGTAGTCGGAGAAGAATTTGGTTTAATCGGCATTTTATTTGTCATTGCATTGTTAGCATTATTGGTGTTTAGGGCAATGAAAATTGGGCGAGAATCATTACAACTAGAGCAACGTTTCAAAGGGTTTTTCGCCTTCGGTATCAGTTTTTGGATTTTCTTCCAAGGCTTTGTGAATTTAGGAATGGCATTAGGTTTATTACCGACCAAAGGATTAACCTTCCCCTTGGTAAGTTATGGGGGATCAAGTTTGATTATTATGTCGGTGTGTATCGGCATTTTATTGCGCATTGATCACGAAAATCGACTGATGCGAAGTGGACACGCACGCTTGCGTGATGATTAAGACAAAAGGATAAATTGTGGCACAACAAAAAAAACGTTTATTGGTGATGGCGGGGGGGACTGGCGGACACGTTTTCCCAGCTATTGCGGTTGCACAATATTTACAGCAACAAGGTTGGCAGATCTGTTGGCTTGGTACGCAAGATCGTATGGAAGCCCAATTATTGCCGAAGCACGGTATCCCGATTAAATTTATTCAAATTTCTGGTTTGCGAGGTAAAGGAATAAAAGCCTTACTTGCCGCGCCATTTAAAATTGTGCGGGC includes the following:
- the murF gene encoding UDP-N-acetylmuramoyl-tripeptide--D-alanyl-D-alanine ligase, translating into MIKLTTQQLANILNGTLSGESGVVIENISTDTRQANPQGVFFALKGERFDGHQYLANAVEQGALAVIVDHLCEINVPQIIVADTRLALGQLGKWLKAEINPLTVAITGSSGKTTVKEMTAAILQQSAGDFSQVLFTNGNFNNDIGVPLTLLRLTPQHKFAVIELGANHLGEIAYTTELVRPNVAMVNNVAAAHLEGFRSLAGVAQAKGEIYQGLAPQGIALINLDCNYLSDWQKNIADHQVRSFSLTNSQADFYATEIQLNEQGSQFVLHSPQGDIAIQLPYLGEHNISNALAAAALAMNVGATLSDVQRGLATGTKVKGRLFPIQPCKNLLLLDDTYNANVDSLQSAIQVLQKYPAFRILIVGDMAELGENSQFCHQQVAEAAQAAQLDFVASYGKESAVISAQCGGTHFSQQNQLADFVTELVKEKLAQNQSVVVLAKGSRRMQLENVIELLKDSFQC
- the mraY gene encoding phospho-N-acetylmuramoyl-pentapeptide-transferase, whose amino-acid sequence is MLVWLAEYLQQYQSGFNVISYITVRAILALLTALLISLWIGPKVIRRLQILKFGQEVRNDGPESHLSKKGTPTMGGIMILFAITVSTLLWANLANPYIWFSLLVLLGYGVVGFVDDYRKITRKNTDGLIARWKYFWLSAIALVAVFGMYAVGKDTDATRLVVPFFKEVMPQLGLFYVVLAYFVIVGTSNAVNLTDGLDGLAIMPTVFVAGAFALIAWATGNIEWANYLYIPHIKYTSELVVFCTAIVGAGLGFLWFNTYPAQVFMGDVGSLALGGALGVVAVLVRQEFLLVIMGGVFVMETLSVILQVGSYKLRKQRIFRMAPIHHHFELKGWPEPRVIIRFWIISLMLVLLGLVTLKLR
- the murD gene encoding UDP-N-acetylmuramoyl-L-alanine--D-glutamate ligase; this translates as MNQYQDKNICVVGLGKTGLSCVEYLLAQGAKVRVMDTRQSPAGVEQLGKNVLVHTGSLNSQWLLESDMIVISPGLAVKTPEIYTALQAGVEVVGDIELFCRAADKPIIAITGSNGKSTVTTLVAEMAKAAGLKVGMGGNIGIPALSLLEQHHDIYVLELSSFQLETTYSLKAVAATVLNVSEDHMNRYVDLEDYRQAKLKIYHHCQTAVINAEDPLTQQEGSLRARKQVSFAEHNADYWLKTENGKQYLMAYDEVILPCDEIRLTGRHNYMNALAAIALAQSAGINLQGICTALREFTGLDHRFQLAHLAQGVRWINDSKATNVGSTVAALTGLQVAGKLYLLLGGDGKGADFSELAALINQPHIECYCFGQDGVKLAQLSTQSHLFDTMEQAIEDFRAKLKEGDMVLLSPACASLDQFASFEKRGEEFTRLAKLS
- the ftsW gene encoding putative lipid II flippase FtsW, which encodes MQFIEKLKAQLRITPNNLLYDRALLWLFVSLLVIGLIAVSSASIPVGARLFNDSFYFAKRDAIYVVLSIFACYTVLNIPMTFWEKYYGYIFWIAIILLVMVLIPGIGSRINGARRWIPMIFFNFQPAEFAKLALTCFLASYFTRRYDEVRSRKLSAFKPFIVMGVLGALLLLQPDLGSTVVLFVITFGLLWIVGANLWQFLALGCSGVLLVLWLAISSAYRFKRLTGFSDPFKDPYGTGFQLSNSLMAFGRGEITGEGLGNSIQKLEYLPEAHTDFVMAVVGEEFGLIGILFVIALLALLVFRAMKIGRESLQLEQRFKGFFAFGISFWIFFQGFVNLGMALGLLPTKGLTFPLVSYGGSSLIIMSVCIGILLRIDHENRLMRSGHARLRDD